One Luoshenia tenuis DNA window includes the following coding sequences:
- a CDS encoding IS3 family transposase, producing MKFTKEEKIAFVKRYQDGETVISICNESKIPRSTFYHWIQEYQQTVTDTGTVVTPQEFLYLKRRISKLEDMIQVLKTVSCTVSSPLQEKLKAMESLYGQFSVHTLCDALEVSRGTFYNHIFRNKKGDTLAAKRRAELKTQIQSIYDDSGQIYGAGKITAILQNQGVKTSKKYVSQLMKELGISSVSTTAKKEYKKWEKGQNRNFLQQQFQTERPNQVWVSDITVFKFHDKYYYLCVIIDLFSRKVISYRISHKSSTQLLTKTFRQAYADRQPKAELMFHSDRGTQYMSHTFVHLLEDFGVEQSFSRTACPHDNAVSEAFFSIFKKEELYRRHYTSETDMIKGIARFIAFYNTERPHSTLQYKTPEQAEQDYWIKEKESSSI from the coding sequence ATGAAATTCACCAAAGAAGAGAAGATAGCCTTCGTCAAACGCTACCAGGACGGAGAAACAGTAATTTCAATTTGCAATGAGAGTAAAATTCCCCGCAGCACTTTCTATCACTGGATACAAGAATACCAACAAACTGTGACCGATACGGGCACAGTAGTTACTCCACAGGAGTTCCTATACTTAAAAAGAAGAATCAGCAAATTAGAGGATATGATTCAGGTCTTGAAGACGGTCAGTTGTACTGTTTCCTCGCCTTTGCAGGAAAAGCTCAAGGCTATGGAGTCGCTTTACGGGCAATTCAGCGTTCATACCCTGTGTGACGCACTGGAGGTCTCACGTGGCACTTTCTACAACCATATTTTCCGCAATAAGAAAGGCGACACACTTGCGGCTAAGCGGCGGGCGGAGTTAAAAACGCAGATTCAAAGCATTTATGACGATAGCGGACAAATCTATGGGGCGGGCAAGATCACCGCTATCCTCCAAAATCAAGGGGTCAAAACCAGTAAAAAATATGTTTCTCAGCTTATGAAGGAGTTGGGAATCAGCAGTGTCAGCACTACGGCAAAGAAAGAATACAAAAAATGGGAGAAAGGACAGAATAGAAATTTCCTGCAGCAGCAGTTCCAAACCGAACGGCCGAATCAAGTCTGGGTCAGTGATATCACCGTTTTTAAATTCCATGATAAGTATTATTATCTCTGCGTCATCATAGACCTGTTTTCACGGAAGGTAATTTCCTATCGAATCTCGCACAAAAGCAGCACCCAACTGCTTACAAAAACTTTTAGACAGGCCTACGCAGATAGGCAACCAAAGGCAGAGCTCATGTTCCATAGTGATCGTGGAACGCAGTATATGTCCCATACGTTCGTTCACCTATTGGAGGATTTTGGGGTAGAACAGTCTTTTTCCCGGACAGCGTGCCCCCATGACAATGCAGTCTCCGAAGCGTTCTTCTCCATTTTCAAAAAAGAAGAACTATACCGCAGGCATTATACGTCGGAGACAGATATGATAAAGGGAATCGCCCGTTTTATTGCCTTCTATAATACCGAACGTCCTCATTCTACCCTGCAATATAAAACTCCGGAACAGGCAGAGCAGGATTACTGGATAAAAGAAAAGGAATCCTCAAGCATATGA
- a CDS encoding restriction endonuclease: protein MSFECLTPFPAPEKVIIKDVDGDTRVPYERVKSYDDKEFELFIREWVVSLKSRYQVRGFGGAGDKGRDVVAKDEDNHYSYYQCKHYDHPLTPSDMLPEFGKLVYYTYSGEIPLPHEYYILAPMDIGAKLNDLIDTPSSINIMLIKKWDSNCRTKITKEPIDLSPELKSYIESFDFSIIKTKSMLEVIEEHRSTAFYAFRLCISFWRRINSNTR, encoded by the coding sequence ATGAGTTTTGAATGTTTAACTCCGTTCCCTGCACCAGAAAAGGTTATCATTAAAGATGTAGATGGCGACACACGAGTTCCTTACGAACGAGTAAAAAGTTATGATGATAAGGAATTTGAATTGTTTATACGGGAATGGGTTGTATCGTTAAAAAGTAGATATCAAGTTCGAGGTTTCGGGGGTGCAGGTGATAAAGGTCGTGATGTTGTAGCCAAAGACGAAGACAATCACTACTCATATTATCAATGTAAGCACTATGATCATCCTTTAACTCCCAGTGATATGTTGCCAGAGTTCGGCAAGCTGGTTTATTACACATACTCCGGAGAGATTCCTCTCCCGCACGAATACTATATTTTAGCTCCAATGGATATTGGGGCTAAGCTTAATGACTTAATTGATACCCCATCTAGCATAAACATAATGCTCATTAAAAAATGGGATAGCAATTGTCGTACTAAGATTACCAAAGAGCCAATAGATCTCAGCCCAGAATTGAAGTCGTATATCGAAAGTTTCGACTTTAGTATTATAAAAACAAAATCCATGCTGGAAGTAATTGAAGAACATAGATCTACCGCATTTTATGCATTTCGTTTATGCATTTCGTTTTGGCGGAGGATTAACAGTAACACGAGATAG
- a CDS encoding DUF2461 domain-containing protein produces the protein MPFSRETLDFLVENRLRDSRAWFGEHKAEYQKWVIQPLKEMVEALTPHMLTIDDQFVTQPRVDKTISRIWRDTRYTHDPSLYRDSMWIIFKRGRMHATEVPGIYFDLGPYGFSYGCGFYHASTGYMNTLRQMILRDDPTYKKAQAAYARQRIFAMEGECYKRPHFADQPGEKAQWLERRNIGFSKESRDFDLLYSNRLAQAVAKDLAVLEPVYRFLLAAAQEENMRDAAHAALEGGK, from the coding sequence ATGCCGTTTTCCCGCGAAACGTTGGACTTTTTGGTGGAAAACCGCTTACGCGATAGCCGGGCATGGTTTGGAGAGCATAAGGCCGAGTATCAAAAATGGGTGATCCAGCCGCTAAAAGAGATGGTGGAGGCCCTTACCCCGCATATGCTGACCATAGATGATCAATTCGTCACCCAGCCGCGGGTAGATAAAACCATCAGCCGTATTTGGCGGGATACCCGCTATACCCACGATCCCTCCCTGTACCGGGATTCCATGTGGATCATCTTTAAACGCGGCCGGATGCACGCCACGGAAGTGCCGGGGATTTATTTTGATCTTGGCCCTTACGGTTTCAGCTATGGATGCGGTTTTTATCATGCCTCTACCGGTTATATGAATACGCTGCGCCAGATGATCTTGCGGGATGATCCTACATATAAAAAAGCCCAGGCCGCCTATGCGCGCCAGCGCATTTTCGCCATGGAAGGGGAGTGCTACAAGCGCCCTCATTTTGCGGATCAGCCGGGTGAAAAGGCCCAGTGGCTGGAGCGGCGCAATATCGGCTTTTCAAAGGAAAGCCGGGATTTTGACCTGCTGTATTCCAACCGATTGGCCCAGGCGGTGGCCAAGGATTTGGCGGTGCTGGAACCGGTCTACCGTTTTTTGCTGGCCGCAGCGCAGGAGGAAAACATGCGGGATGCAGCTCATGCCGCACTGGAGGGTGGGAAGTAA